Proteins co-encoded in one Pleurodeles waltl isolate 20211129_DDA chromosome 2_2, aPleWal1.hap1.20221129, whole genome shotgun sequence genomic window:
- the PLAG1 gene encoding zinc finger protein PLAG1, whose amino-acid sequence MATVIPGDLSEVRDTQKTSSGKRKRGETKPRKNFTCQLCDKAFNSVEKLKVHSYSHTGERPYKCTQQDCTKAFVSKYKLLRHMATHSPEKTHKCNYCEKMFHRKDHLKNHLHTHDPNKEAFKCEECGKNYNTKIGFKRHLALHAATSGDLTCKVCLLTFESTVVLLEHLKSHAGKSSNGIKEKKHQCEHCDRRFYTRKDVRRHMVVHTGRKDFLCQYCAQRFGRKDHLTRHMKKSHNQELLKVKTEPVDFLDPFTCNMSVPIKDELLPVIPLPSSEMISKPFTNALQLNLYNSQIQSMHSSASGHQMVSTPIPLGMTCPLDMDSVHHSHQLSLKYPLSSTSYPMSMTEKEQQLKGEIENYLMELQSGVHLSQDSQASLPKIGMNSQGESLDDSSADVCLSKSSVSISEPLNTPPIDFSQLFNFIPGNGPSYNTPISIANLGMNFTQEEAHSSMTSVPQQVQDVQDPGSNIYFGSLHSLSSAFTNSLSTATTLPRFHQAFQ is encoded by the exons ATGGCCACTGTCATTCCTGGTGACTTGTCAGAAGTAAGAGATACACAGAAAACCTCATCAGGGAAACGGAAGCGTGGTGAAACCAAACCAAGAAAAAACTTTACTTGCCAACTGTGTGACAAGGCCTTTAACAGTGTTGAAAAACTAAAGGTTCATTCATACTCTCACACGGGTGAGAGGCCCTACAAGTGCACGCAGCAGGACTGTACCAAGGCCTTTGTTTCCAAATACAAATTACTAAG GCATATGGCTACCCATTCTCCAGAGAAAACGCACAAGTGTAACTACTGTGAGAAAATGTTCCACCGAAAGGACCACCTAAAAAATCATCTACATACTCATGACCCCAATAAAGAAGCCTTTAAGTGTGAAGAATGTGGAAAAAACTACAATACCAAGATCGGATTTAAGCGTCACTTGGCTTTACATGCTGCAACAAGTGGTGACCTTACTTGTAaggtatgtttgctgacttttgaAAGCACAGTAGTGTTGCTGGAGCACCTCAAGTCTCATGCAGGCAAGTCTTCAAatggaataaaagaaaaaaagcaccAGTGTGAACATTGTGATCGTCGATTTTACACACGAAAAGATGTCCGTCGACATATGGTGGTACATACTGGAAGAAAGGACTTCCTGTGCCAGTATTGTGCACAGAGATTTGGACGTAAGGATCACTTAACTCGTCATATGAAAAAAAGTCATAACCAAGAACTTCTGAAAGTCAAAACTGAACCAGTGGATTTTTTAGATCCGTTCACATGCAATATGTCTGTGCCTATAAAGGATGAACTACTTCCAGTGATTCCTTTACCTTCAAGTGAGATGATATCAAAACCCTTCACAAATGCACTACAGTTGAATCTCTACAATAGCCAAATTCAGTCCATGCATAGTTCAGCATCTGGTCACCAGATGGTCAGCACGCCTATCCCATTGGGCATGACATGCCCCTTAGATATGGACTCTGTTCACCATTCACACCAACTGTCTCTGAAATACCCACTCAGTTCTACCTCATACCCAATGTCTATGACAGAAAAAGAACAGCAATTAAAGGGGGAAATAGAAAATTACTTAATGGAATTGCAAAGTGGTGTGCATTTGTCCCAGGACTCTCAAGCATCATTACCAAAAATAGGGATGAATTCTCAAGGGGAGTCCCTAGATGATAGCTCTGCAGATGTGTGCCTCTCAAAAAGCTCTGTTTCCATTAGTGAACCTCTTAATACACCTCCAATAGACTTCTCACAGTTGTTCAATTTTATACCAGGTAATGGCCCATCATATAATACACCTATTTCAATTGCAAATCTAGGAATGAACTTCACTCAGGAGGAGGCCCATTCATCTATGACGTCAGTCCCACAACAAGTGCAGGATGTTCAGGATCCAGGGAGCAATATATATTTTGGGTCTCTGCACTCATTGTCCTCTGCTTTCACAAACAGTCTAAGCACAGCCACCACCTTGCCACGATTTCATCAGGCTTTCCAGTAG